The Streptomyces griseiscabiei genome includes a window with the following:
- a CDS encoding PLD nuclease N-terminal domain-containing protein, protein MLRVLMYLVPLALTIYAFIDCLNTPEDEAKHLPKIAWVFIILLFWIVGPIAWLAAGKLRNVPEGGRTPSEWHRSHRTEYVAPDDNPEFLKSLAEDNKKDESLLKSWEADLRRREEELKRQEEDRPNKPGNGDQGDGKGTGKKDGQD, encoded by the coding sequence ATGCTCAGGGTGTTGATGTACCTCGTGCCGCTGGCGCTGACGATCTACGCGTTCATCGACTGCCTGAACACCCCCGAGGACGAGGCGAAGCACCTGCCGAAGATCGCCTGGGTCTTCATCATCCTGCTCTTCTGGATCGTCGGGCCGATCGCCTGGCTCGCCGCCGGCAAGCTGCGGAACGTCCCCGAGGGCGGACGCACGCCCTCCGAGTGGCACCGCAGCCACCGCACCGAGTACGTCGCCCCCGACGACAACCCCGAGTTCCTGAAGTCCCTCGCCGAGGACAACAAGAAGGACGAGTCCCTCCTCAAGAGCTGGGAGGCCGACCTCCGCCGCCGCGAGGAGGAGCTGAAGCGCCAGGAGGAGGACCGCCCGAACAAGCCCGGCAACGGCGACCAGGGCGACGGCAAGGGCACGGGCAAGAAGGACGGCCAGGACTGA
- a CDS encoding rhomboid family intramembrane serine protease gives MAGGVRGALSPEREWSRGDRAKAAAKLMVGWVALLWLLEVIDVATGHSLDEFGIVPRSVPELVDVVPASFIHFGFGHVAANSVPLLVLGFLAALGGLRRFVAVCALIIVADGLGVWLISPDNTNTAGASGVVFGLFGFLVVTGFVERRLLGVAVGVLVAAVWGGAILGGIAPTETGISWQGHLIGLVTGVVAAFLFRRRVTTPA, from the coding sequence ATGGCTGGTGGGGTAAGAGGGGCACTGAGCCCGGAGCGTGAGTGGTCGCGCGGGGACCGTGCGAAGGCCGCGGCCAAGCTGATGGTGGGCTGGGTGGCGTTGCTGTGGCTGCTCGAAGTGATCGACGTGGCGACGGGGCACTCCCTGGACGAGTTCGGGATCGTGCCGCGTTCGGTGCCGGAGCTGGTCGATGTCGTGCCGGCCTCGTTCATCCACTTCGGGTTCGGCCATGTCGCGGCGAACAGCGTGCCGCTGCTGGTGCTGGGGTTCCTCGCGGCGCTGGGCGGGCTGCGGCGGTTCGTCGCCGTCTGTGCGCTGATCATCGTGGCCGACGGGCTGGGGGTGTGGCTGATCTCCCCGGACAACACGAACACGGCGGGGGCGTCGGGTGTCGTCTTCGGCCTCTTCGGCTTCCTCGTCGTCACCGGCTTCGTCGAGCGGCGGCTGCTCGGGGTGGCGGTGGGTGTGCTGGTCGCCGCGGTCTGGGGCGGGGCGATCCTCGGCGGCATCGCCCCCACCGAGACCGGCATCAGCTGGCAGGGCCATCTGATCGGGCTGGTGACGGGAGTGGTGGCGGCGTTCCTGTTCCGACGCCGGGTCACCACACCCGCGTGA
- a CDS encoding UbiX family flavin prenyltransferase: MNPVKPGETPRTPWIVGVSGASGTPYAAAVLRALLAAGESVDLVVSRASRLTLLDETGISFRDAHWRDDLRAWLTLGADGKPGTFTVDVEGDRGDRVRHWSAGDLAAGPSSGSYPVKGMLIVPASTACVAGVALGLSKDLLQRAASVTLKEGRRLVVAVRETPLNGQTLRHLVTLDDAGATVLPASPAFYAGATHIQDLVDFVAGRALDAAGVPHTLYRRWEGDMGGARAAQGTD; the protein is encoded by the coding sequence GTGAACCCAGTCAAGCCAGGAGAGACGCCGCGTACGCCTTGGATCGTAGGGGTGTCCGGCGCATCCGGCACCCCATACGCCGCGGCGGTGCTCCGCGCGCTCCTCGCCGCCGGTGAGAGCGTCGACCTCGTGGTGTCCCGGGCCTCGCGGCTGACCCTGCTGGACGAGACGGGTATCTCCTTCCGCGACGCCCACTGGCGCGACGACCTGCGCGCATGGCTGACCCTCGGCGCCGACGGCAAGCCCGGCACGTTCACCGTCGATGTCGAGGGCGACCGGGGTGACCGGGTACGGCACTGGAGCGCGGGCGACCTGGCCGCCGGACCGTCCTCGGGCTCGTACCCCGTCAAGGGGATGCTGATCGTCCCCGCGTCGACGGCGTGTGTCGCGGGCGTGGCCCTCGGACTGAGCAAGGACCTGCTCCAGCGGGCGGCGAGCGTGACCCTCAAGGAGGGGCGGCGCCTGGTGGTCGCCGTACGCGAGACGCCGTTGAACGGCCAGACCCTGCGCCATCTGGTCACCCTCGACGACGCGGGCGCGACCGTACTGCCCGCGTCCCCGGCCTTCTACGCGGGCGCCACGCACATCCAGGACCTGGTGGACTTCGTCGCCGGACGGGCGCTGGACGCGGCGGGCGTCCCGCACACCCTGTACCGGCGCTGGGAGGGCGACATGGGCGGCGCCCGCGCCGCCCAAGGCACCGACTGA
- a CDS encoding CU044_5270 family protein, with amino-acid sequence MNPVEAEREELAGLLPSPGDPLLPDDRLARLGDHLHQEITGEATVRITGARAGDAAPGAHWSRLSRPWRRFALVALPLGVAAAVLATVLTTDAVTGGPAVDDEAAGLLKRIATVATDGEPTPVREDQFLYIRTQGKATAGVTAEAFEGARDSKDAADAESARDARKDYPFRRTDWISADGERKGLARTTWPEGQPIPEGMEDEDLLRRTQAKEEEMTLSPDPEHSYYGGLRELPTDPDKLYDEVWAVTAGQGPTHEEAALEYISTMLDGAQLLPELNGALYRVAARIPGVRVVGAARDAVGREGVGLAFGEGHDRAVWVFDRDSLEYLGSDRLALLEVGVVDKVGETPAG; translated from the coding sequence ATGAACCCCGTGGAAGCAGAACGCGAAGAACTGGCCGGGCTGCTGCCCAGCCCGGGCGACCCGCTGCTGCCGGACGACCGGCTGGCCCGGCTGGGCGACCACCTCCATCAGGAGATCACCGGCGAGGCCACCGTCCGCATCACCGGGGCGCGCGCCGGTGATGCGGCCCCCGGAGCCCACTGGTCGCGGCTCTCCCGCCCGTGGCGCCGGTTCGCCCTGGTCGCCCTGCCGCTCGGGGTGGCCGCCGCGGTCCTCGCGACGGTGCTCACGACCGACGCGGTCACCGGCGGACCCGCCGTCGACGACGAGGCGGCCGGACTGCTCAAGCGCATCGCCACGGTCGCCACGGACGGGGAACCCACGCCCGTGCGCGAGGACCAGTTCCTCTACATCAGGACCCAGGGCAAGGCGACGGCCGGCGTCACGGCCGAGGCGTTCGAGGGCGCGCGGGACTCGAAGGACGCGGCGGACGCCGAGAGCGCGCGGGACGCGCGGAAGGACTACCCGTTCCGGCGCACCGACTGGATCTCCGCCGACGGCGAGCGGAAGGGCCTCGCCAGGACCACCTGGCCCGAGGGCCAGCCGATTCCGGAGGGGATGGAGGACGAGGATCTTCTGAGGCGGACGCAGGCGAAGGAGGAGGAGATGACGCTCTCCCCCGACCCGGAGCACAGCTACTACGGCGGACTGCGGGAGCTGCCCACGGACCCCGACAAGCTCTACGACGAGGTGTGGGCCGTCACCGCCGGCCAGGGCCCGACCCACGAGGAGGCCGCGCTGGAGTACATCAGCACGATGCTCGACGGGGCCCAGCTGCTGCCCGAACTGAACGGCGCCCTCTACCGGGTCGCCGCCCGTATCCCGGGTGTGCGGGTCGTCGGGGCGGCGCGGGACGCCGTCGGCCGCGAGGGCGTCGGCCTGGCCTTCGGCGAGGGCCACGACCGCGCCGTGTGGGTCTTCGACCGGGACAGCCTGGAGTACCTGGGCTCGGACCGCCTGGCCCTGCTGGAGGTCGGCGTCGTCGACAAGGTGGGGGAGACACCGGCCGGTTGA
- a CDS encoding MerR family transcriptional regulator — MRPPEQPAPTPARAPVPAPTRLRPVDLARLAGVSTQQIRNYEEAGVLPPVPRTASGYRVFKDAHRRALLTYRALSKGYGAVAATRIMRTVHEGDVPGALALVDAAHAALHAERVSLRATSEALRTLAGEPPEDDVPGTDLLIGEVAALLGVRTSTLRVWEAAGLLSPRRERGTGYRHYAPDEVRDARFVLALRRSHYLLDDIRPVLDDLRREGGTEALRSAVTTRHATLTARTAAMLEGAGHLHTYLAPPQGVAYAAHEDDDGQRVRR; from the coding sequence ATGCGCCCACCCGAACAACCCGCCCCCACCCCCGCCCGCGCCCCGGTTCCCGCCCCCACCCGGCTGCGGCCCGTCGATCTCGCCCGGCTCGCCGGGGTCTCCACCCAGCAGATCCGCAACTACGAGGAGGCCGGGGTGCTGCCGCCCGTGCCGCGTACGGCCTCGGGGTACCGCGTCTTCAAGGACGCGCACCGCCGGGCGCTGCTGACCTACCGGGCACTGTCCAAGGGGTACGGGGCGGTGGCGGCCACGCGGATCATGCGGACCGTGCACGAGGGGGACGTACCGGGGGCGCTCGCGCTGGTGGACGCGGCGCACGCGGCGCTGCACGCGGAGCGCGTGTCCTTGCGGGCGACGAGCGAGGCGCTGCGCACGCTGGCCGGGGAGCCGCCCGAGGACGACGTGCCCGGCACCGACCTGCTGATCGGCGAGGTCGCCGCGCTGCTCGGGGTGCGGACGTCGACACTGCGCGTCTGGGAGGCCGCCGGACTGCTCTCCCCGCGCCGCGAACGCGGCACCGGCTACCGCCACTACGCCCCCGACGAGGTGCGCGACGCCCGCTTCGTCCTCGCCCTGCGCCGCTCCCACTACCTCCTCGACGACATCCGTCCCGTCCTCGACGACCTCCGCCGCGAGGGCGGCACCGAGGCCCTGCGCAGTGCCGTCACCACCCGCCACGCCACGCTGACCGCCCGCACGGCGGCGATGCTGGAGGGGGCCGGCCACCTGCACACCTACCTGGCGCCACCCCAGGGGGTGGCATATGCCGCACATGAGGACGATGATGGACAAAGGGTAAGAAGGTGA
- a CDS encoding RNA polymerase sigma factor, producing the protein MELSLRARVRDGDPEAFGRLFREHAQAVYGHAARLTADRNTAEDVVSLTFLEAWRLRGKLLSDGELAENAGCDPGEGGAGESGPGEGGPGDSSLRAWLFGIATNVLRNTRRAARRHSAALARLPERPAERQTVPDFADALVGRMEDADRLAAARAALAGLRRREREVFALCVWSGLSYAAAAEALDVPVSTVRSRLARARQRLRGLAEAELARQPVRREKPRPLPGGGQTPGGRTDAAGSAQTQAQAQERAR; encoded by the coding sequence GTGGAACTTTCATTGCGGGCACGCGTACGGGACGGCGATCCGGAAGCGTTCGGCCGGCTCTTCCGGGAGCACGCGCAGGCCGTCTACGGCCATGCCGCACGGCTGACGGCCGACCGGAACACGGCGGAGGACGTCGTCTCCCTGACCTTCCTGGAGGCCTGGCGGCTGCGCGGGAAGCTGCTGTCGGACGGCGAACTGGCCGAGAACGCCGGGTGCGACCCCGGGGAGGGCGGTGCGGGGGAGAGCGGTCCCGGGGAGGGCGGCCCCGGGGACAGCAGTCTGCGGGCCTGGCTGTTCGGGATCGCCACGAACGTGCTGCGCAACACGCGCCGCGCCGCGCGCCGGCACAGCGCCGCCCTCGCCCGGCTCCCGGAACGCCCCGCCGAACGCCAGACCGTGCCCGACTTCGCCGACGCGCTGGTGGGGCGGATGGAGGACGCCGACCGGCTCGCCGCCGCGCGGGCGGCTCTCGCGGGGCTGCGCCGCCGTGAGCGCGAGGTGTTCGCGCTGTGCGTGTGGTCGGGGCTGAGCTACGCGGCCGCCGCCGAGGCCCTGGACGTGCCCGTCAGCACCGTACGGTCGCGACTGGCCCGCGCCCGGCAGCGCCTGCGCGGCCTCGCTGAGGCGGAACTCGCGCGGCAGCCCGTACGGCGCGAGAAACCGAGACCTCTCCCCGGCGGCGGACAGACACCGGGTGGCCGCACCGACGCGGCCGGGTCGGCACAGACGCAGGCACAGGCACAGGAGAGGGCCCGATGA
- a CDS encoding menaquinone biosynthesis decarboxylase, which translates to MAYDDLRSLLRALEREGDLKRIKAEVDPYLEVGEIVDRVNKAGGPALLFENVKGSSMPLAMNVFGTDRRLLKALGLKSYGEISEKIGGLLKPELPQGFVGVREAFGKLGAMAHIPPKKVKPDSAPVQEVVLQGDDVDLDLLPALFTWPKDGGSFFNLGLTHTKHPETGIRNLGLYRLQRHDRRTIGMHWQIHKDSRNHYAVAAKRGERLPVAIAFGCPPAVTYASTAPLPGDIDEYLFAGFVSGKRIEMVDCKTVPLQVPAQAEVVIEGWLEPGEMLPEGPFGDHTGFYTPQEPFPALKIDCVTMRKRPLLQSIVVGRPPTEDGPLGRATERFFLPLLKIIVPDIVDYHLPEAGGFHNCAIISIDKKYPKHAQKVMHAIWGAHMMSLTKLIVVVDSDCDVHDLHEVAWRALGNTDYSRDLSIVEGPVDHLDHASYQQFWGGKAGIDATKKWIEEGYTRDGGWPDMVESDPATAALVDRRWKEYGL; encoded by the coding sequence ATGGCTTACGACGATCTTCGCTCCCTGCTCCGCGCACTGGAGCGCGAGGGCGATCTCAAGCGCATCAAGGCCGAAGTCGATCCCTACCTGGAGGTCGGGGAGATCGTCGACCGGGTCAACAAGGCCGGCGGCCCCGCCCTGCTCTTCGAGAACGTGAAGGGCTCCTCGATGCCCCTCGCGATGAACGTCTTCGGCACCGACCGCCGCCTGCTGAAGGCCCTCGGCCTCAAGTCGTACGGCGAGATCAGCGAGAAGATCGGCGGCCTGCTCAAGCCGGAGCTGCCGCAGGGCTTCGTGGGGGTGCGCGAGGCGTTCGGGAAGCTCGGCGCGATGGCGCACATCCCGCCGAAGAAGGTGAAGCCGGACAGCGCGCCCGTCCAGGAGGTGGTCCTCCAGGGTGACGACGTGGACCTGGACCTGCTCCCGGCCCTCTTCACCTGGCCCAAGGACGGCGGCTCCTTCTTCAACCTCGGGCTCACCCACACCAAGCACCCCGAGACGGGCATCCGCAACCTCGGCCTCTACCGCCTCCAGCGCCACGACAGGCGCACCATCGGCATGCACTGGCAGATCCACAAGGACAGCCGCAACCACTACGCGGTGGCGGCGAAGAGGGGCGAGCGGCTGCCGGTCGCCATCGCCTTCGGCTGCCCGCCCGCCGTGACCTACGCCTCCACCGCCCCGCTCCCCGGTGACATCGACGAGTACCTGTTCGCCGGGTTCGTCTCGGGCAAGCGGATCGAGATGGTCGACTGCAAGACGGTGCCGCTGCAGGTGCCGGCGCAGGCGGAGGTCGTGATCGAGGGCTGGCTGGAGCCCGGCGAGATGCTCCCCGAGGGCCCGTTCGGCGACCACACCGGCTTCTACACCCCGCAGGAACCGTTCCCCGCACTGAAGATCGACTGTGTGACGATGCGGAAGCGACCGCTGCTCCAGTCGATCGTCGTCGGCCGCCCGCCGACGGAGGACGGGCCGCTGGGCCGGGCCACGGAGCGCTTCTTCCTGCCCCTCCTCAAGATCATCGTGCCGGACATCGTGGACTACCACCTCCCCGAGGCGGGCGGCTTCCACAACTGCGCGATCATCTCGATCGACAAGAAGTACCCCAAGCACGCGCAGAAGGTCATGCACGCGATCTGGGGCGCCCACATGATGTCCCTGACCAAGCTGATCGTGGTCGTCGACTCCGACTGCGACGTCCACGACCTCCACGAGGTCGCCTGGCGGGCCCTCGGCAACACGGACTACTCCCGCGACCTCTCGATCGTCGAGGGCCCGGTGGACCATCTCGACCACGCCTCCTACCAGCAGTTCTGGGGCGGCAAGGCGGGCATCGACGCCACGAAGAAGTGGATCGAGGAGGGCTACACCCGCGACGGCGGCTGGCCGGACATGGTCGAGTCGGACCCGGCCACGGCCGCGCTGGTCGACCGCCGCTGGAAGGAGTACGGGCTGTGA
- the mqnP gene encoding menaquinone biosynthesis prenyltransferase MqnP, translating to MSSASAAIPQQPGRTKAFLRLVMIEHSIFALPFAYIAALTAMFQLDGNVHWVRLLLVTICMVGLRTFAMAVNRIIDREIDARNPRTAHRELVTGAMSVRHAWTGALIAVVVFLGSAALLNPLCLALAPVAVIPMVVYPYGKRFTNYPQAILGLAQAMGPVGGWLAITGTWSWDAVVLGLAVGIWIGGFDLIYACQDIDSDRESGVLSVPARFGVPAAVWAARVCHALTTGLFIWYAVLTDAGAFLWLGLAIVAGAFVYEHSIVRPHDLSRLNRAFFSVNGFIGIALFVCALLDLVVRGLTF from the coding sequence GTGAGCAGCGCGTCGGCGGCGATTCCGCAGCAGCCCGGCCGCACCAAGGCCTTCCTCCGCCTCGTGATGATCGAGCACTCGATCTTCGCGCTGCCCTTCGCGTACATCGCCGCGCTCACCGCCATGTTCCAGCTGGACGGCAACGTCCACTGGGTCCGGCTGCTCCTCGTCACCATCTGCATGGTGGGGCTGCGCACGTTCGCGATGGCGGTCAACCGGATCATCGACCGCGAGATCGACGCCCGGAACCCGCGTACGGCCCACCGTGAGCTGGTGACCGGCGCGATGTCGGTGCGCCACGCCTGGACCGGCGCGCTGATCGCGGTCGTGGTCTTCCTCGGCTCGGCGGCGCTGCTGAACCCGCTCTGTCTGGCGCTCGCCCCCGTCGCGGTGATCCCGATGGTGGTCTACCCCTACGGCAAACGCTTCACGAACTACCCCCAGGCCATCCTGGGCCTCGCCCAGGCCATGGGGCCGGTGGGCGGGTGGCTCGCGATCACCGGTACCTGGTCCTGGGACGCGGTCGTCCTCGGTCTGGCCGTCGGCATCTGGATCGGCGGCTTCGACCTCATCTACGCCTGCCAGGACATCGACTCCGACCGTGAGTCCGGCGTCCTGTCGGTCCCGGCGCGCTTCGGCGTCCCGGCGGCGGTGTGGGCGGCGCGGGTCTGTCACGCCCTGACCACGGGGCTGTTCATCTGGTACGCCGTCCTCACCGACGCGGGTGCGTTCCTGTGGCTGGGGCTCGCGATCGTGGCGGGTGCGTTCGTGTACGAGCACAGCATCGTCCGGCCGCACGATCTGTCCCGTCTGAACCGGGCGTTCTTCTCGGTCAACGGGTTCATCGGGATCGCGTTGTTCGTGTGTGCGTTGCTGGATCTGGTGGTGCGGGGGTTGACGTTCTAG
- a CDS encoding Lrp/AsnC family transcriptional regulator, producing MDAVDRQLIQALRENGRASYAELGRLVGLSGPSVTDRINRLEAAGVITGYRATVNAASLGLGVTALIGISLSDAADHEDVASRLRELAEIEDCWFIAGDDSYMLKVRAPDVDGLEKTIRRLSGTKGVSRTRTTIILSTKWENRVGELPEEE from the coding sequence ATGGACGCGGTGGACAGGCAGCTCATCCAGGCCCTGAGGGAGAACGGCCGGGCCTCCTACGCGGAGCTGGGGCGCCTCGTCGGTCTGTCGGGACCCAGTGTCACCGACCGCATCAACCGGCTGGAGGCGGCCGGTGTCATCACCGGCTATCGCGCCACCGTCAACGCGGCCTCGCTCGGCCTCGGAGTGACGGCGCTCATCGGTATCTCCCTCTCCGACGCCGCCGACCACGAGGACGTGGCGAGCCGGCTGCGGGAGCTGGCCGAGATCGAGGACTGCTGGTTCATCGCGGGCGACGACTCGTACATGCTCAAGGTGCGCGCCCCCGACGTCGACGGCCTGGAGAAGACCATCCGCCGGCTCTCCGGCACGAAGGGCGTCTCCCGGACCCGTACGACGATCATCCTCTCCACGAAGTGGGAGAACCGGGTGGGTGAGCTGCCGGAGGAGGAGTAG